A part of SAR202 cluster bacterium genomic DNA contains:
- a CDS encoding FAD-dependent oxidoreductase translates to MQDRARIVVIGAGIAGTSTVYHLAQLGWKDIVVVDQGPLFKTGGSTSHAPGLLFVVNSSRTMANFAKYTTALDDSMKLNGERIFWKTGGMEVAWTKERWYDLKRKYAYGKSWGVGAELLGPSEARAKVPLLSEKIYGAMYSPNDGAGYAHMVAEALALEAQKRGAATFYGDTKVTGIEVVNGQVKAVNTDKGRIQTDIVLCCAGIWGPLVGKMAGVTVPLYPMRHQYAVTEPLPELKGEKEKVRHPILRHQDEAMYFRQEFDSYLVGAYRHEPMLVEPEDILEWKDSKVMPSVMDWAPSIFEQGLRESGELLPATKGKGLKFKLNGMFSFTADGMPLMGESPNVRGFWMAEAVWITHAGGVGKAMAEWLVQGYPELDMRECDVARFHPHALTKSYVRTRSAQQFREVYDIIHPGQQMENPRNLRLTPFYPRLKELDAEFFEGVGWERPQWFKANAKMLEQYPYNGPKRTEWQSRFWSPIIAAEHHAVRNGVGMFDITPFTKIEVTGPGALKFLQSITSNNLDQPVGRIVYTAMPNHRGGIRADLTITRLSEDRFLVLTGGGMGMLDLFWLRKNALRDGSVSITDVTSSMFNIGLWGPKSRDVLKTVVDEDISNDAFPYMTAKRMQIQEIPVLAIRISYVGELGWEIYGPAELGLRAWDILWKAGRWSGITAVGGGAFETLRLEKGYRMWGSDIHTEYNPYEAGIGFAVRPNKGDFIGRDALAKIKKDGVKRKLVCITMDEPNTLAMGKEPILDGSKVLGYVTSANYGYTVGKSIVYGYVPTECAAEGTKVQIEHFKEIYPATVTREPLLDPENLRLKG, encoded by the coding sequence ATGCAGGACCGCGCTCGAATCGTCGTCATCGGGGCCGGCATCGCCGGGACCAGCACCGTCTACCACCTCGCCCAGCTCGGGTGGAAGGACATCGTCGTTGTGGACCAGGGGCCGCTGTTCAAGACGGGCGGCTCCACCTCGCACGCTCCCGGCCTGCTCTTCGTCGTCAACTCCTCCCGCACGATGGCCAACTTCGCCAAGTACACCACCGCGCTGGACGACAGCATGAAGCTGAACGGCGAGCGCATCTTCTGGAAGACCGGCGGCATGGAGGTGGCCTGGACGAAGGAGCGCTGGTACGACCTCAAGCGCAAGTACGCCTACGGCAAGAGCTGGGGCGTGGGCGCGGAGCTCCTCGGCCCGAGCGAGGCGCGCGCCAAGGTGCCCCTCCTCTCCGAGAAGATCTACGGCGCGATGTACTCCCCCAACGACGGCGCGGGCTACGCCCACATGGTCGCCGAGGCGCTCGCGCTGGAGGCGCAGAAGCGCGGGGCGGCGACCTTCTACGGAGACACGAAGGTCACGGGCATAGAGGTCGTGAACGGCCAGGTGAAGGCCGTCAATACGGATAAGGGCCGCATCCAGACGGACATCGTCCTCTGCTGCGCCGGTATCTGGGGGCCGCTCGTCGGCAAGATGGCGGGCGTCACCGTCCCCCTGTACCCGATGCGCCACCAATACGCCGTCACCGAGCCGCTGCCCGAGCTCAAGGGCGAGAAGGAGAAGGTCCGCCACCCGATCCTGCGCCACCAGGACGAGGCGATGTACTTCCGTCAGGAGTTCGACTCCTACCTCGTCGGCGCGTACCGCCACGAGCCGATGCTCGTCGAGCCCGAGGACATCCTTGAGTGGAAAGACTCGAAGGTAATGCCGTCCGTCATGGACTGGGCGCCGAGCATCTTCGAGCAGGGGCTGCGCGAGTCGGGGGAACTGCTGCCCGCGACGAAGGGGAAGGGGCTCAAGTTCAAGCTCAACGGCATGTTCTCGTTCACCGCGGACGGCATGCCGCTCATGGGCGAGTCGCCCAACGTCCGCGGCTTCTGGATGGCCGAGGCGGTCTGGATCACACACGCCGGCGGCGTCGGCAAGGCGATGGCGGAGTGGCTCGTCCAGGGCTACCCGGAGCTGGACATGCGCGAGTGCGACGTCGCCCGCTTCCACCCGCACGCGCTCACGAAGTCGTACGTCCGCACCCGCTCGGCCCAGCAGTTCCGCGAGGTGTACGACATCATCCACCCGGGCCAGCAGATGGAGAACCCGCGCAACCTGCGCCTCACGCCGTTCTACCCCAGGCTCAAGGAGCTGGACGCCGAGTTCTTCGAGGGCGTCGGCTGGGAGCGCCCCCAGTGGTTCAAGGCGAACGCGAAGATGCTGGAGCAGTACCCGTACAACGGCCCCAAGCGCACCGAATGGCAGTCGCGCTTCTGGTCGCCGATCATCGCCGCCGAGCACCACGCCGTCCGTAACGGCGTCGGCATGTTCGATATCACTCCCTTTACTAAGATCGAGGTAACAGGGCCGGGCGCGCTCAAGTTCCTGCAGTCGATCACGAGCAACAACTTGGACCAGCCCGTCGGCCGCATCGTCTACACAGCGATGCCCAACCACCGCGGCGGCATCCGCGCGGACCTGACGATCACGCGCCTCTCGGAGGACCGGTTCCTCGTCCTCACCGGCGGCGGCATGGGCATGCTGGACCTCTTCTGGCTGCGCAAGAACGCCCTGCGCGACGGCTCGGTCTCGATAACGGACGTCACCTCCAGCATGTTCAACATCGGCCTCTGGGGTCCCAAGTCGCGCGACGTCCTCAAGACCGTCGTTGACGAGGACATCTCCAACGACGCCTTCCCGTACATGACGGCGAAGCGCATGCAGATTCAGGAAATACCAGTCCTGGCGATCCGCATCTCGTACGTGGGCGAGCTCGGCTGGGAGATATACGGCCCGGCGGAGCTGGGCCTGCGCGCGTGGGACATCCTGTGGAAGGCAGGCCGCTGGAGCGGCATCACGGCGGTCGGCGGCGGCGCGTTCGAGACGCTGCGCCTGGAGAAGGGCTACCGCATGTGGGGCAGCGACATCCACACCGAGTACAACCCCTACGAGGCCGGCATCGGCTTCGCGGTGCGCCCGAACAAGGGCGACTTCATTGGCCGCGACGCGCTCGCGAAGATCAAGAAGGACGGCGTCAAGCGCAAGCTCGTCTGCATAACGATGGACGAGCCCAACACCCTCGCGATGGGCAAGGAGCCCATCCTGGACGGCAGCAAGGTCCTCGGCTACGTCACCAGCGCCAACTACGGCTACACCGTCGGCAAGTCCATCGTCTACGGCTACGTCCCCACCGAGTGCGCCGCCGAGGGCACAAAGGTGCAGATCGAGCACTTCAAGGAGATCTACCCGGCGACGGTCACCCGCGAGCCGCTGCTCGACCCGGAGAACCTGCGGTTGAAAGGGTAG
- a CDS encoding NUDIX domain-containing protein, with translation MRQMISFNTDAGRFSHRVGAVAIRNGRFLAMMFEGQDYWFLPGGRVELNEPSEAALRREMEEEFGAEVRVGRLLWVLENFFPLRGVPFHELGLYYHVEMPESWRHIDSDEPFEIIDGADRLTCRWHPLDSLDTFPVKPAVLSDALRAIPNETAHIVHLEPFHGANL, from the coding sequence ATGCGGCAGATGATCAGCTTCAATACCGATGCCGGGCGATTCAGCCATCGCGTCGGCGCGGTCGCCATTCGCAACGGACGCTTCCTGGCGATGATGTTCGAAGGGCAGGACTACTGGTTCCTTCCGGGCGGCCGCGTGGAGCTGAACGAGCCGTCCGAGGCAGCCCTCAGGCGGGAGATGGAGGAGGAGTTTGGAGCAGAGGTTAGGGTAGGGCGCTTGCTCTGGGTGCTCGAGAACTTCTTCCCGTTGCGCGGCGTCCCGTTCCATGAGCTCGGCCTGTATTACCACGTCGAGATGCCGGAAAGCTGGCGCCACATCGATTCCGACGAGCCGTTCGAGATCATCGACGGCGCCGACCGCCTCACCTGCCGGTGGCACCCGCTGGACAGCCTCGACACTTTCCCCGTCAAACCCGCCGTTTTGAGCGACGCGCTACGGGCGATTCCTAACGAGACGGCGCATATTGTACACTTAGAGCCGTTTCACGGGGCCAATCTGTAA